A single region of the Brachypodium distachyon strain Bd21 chromosome 3, Brachypodium_distachyon_v3.0, whole genome shotgun sequence genome encodes:
- the LOC100822565 gene encoding protein YABBY 3 yields MSSSSSSGASVAASFTPVSQQQMAAVENLPPPPPQQQQLAVQEEAPPGSESEQLCYVHCHFCDTVLVVSVPSSSLLKTVTVRCGHCSSLLTVNMRGLLFPTTTATPAASAVTTLTDISSPPPTTAGGSHHGQQFQYSSPAHSLNLAPGPGGNIHNPPRHSLSLLDEISSTNPASLQLLEQHGGGMVAAARNAAAPAAAAAPPAAGKGGKEPSPRTNPIVNRPPEKRQRVPSAYNRFIKDEIQRIKAGNPDISHREAFSAAAKNWAHFPHIHFGLMPDHQGLRKTSLLPLPQDHQRKDVLLKDGLYAAANMGVAPY; encoded by the exons atgtcgtcgtcctcctcctccggggcctccgtcgccgccagcTTCACGCCGGTATCGCAGCAGCAGATGGCGGCTGTGGAGaacctcccgccgccgccgccgcagcagcagcagctggccgTGCAGGAGGAAGCGCCGCCCGGCTCCGAATCCGAGCAGCTCTGCTACGTGCACTGCCACTTCTGCGACACCGTCCTCGTC GTGAGCGTGCCGAGCAGCAGCCTGCTGaagacggtgacggtgcgatGCGGCCACTGCAGCAGCCTGCTCACCGTCAACATGAGGGGCCTCCTCTTCCcgaccaccaccgccactccggccgcctccgctgTCACCACACTCACTGACATCTCGTCTCCGCCTCCAACCACTGCCGGAGGATCTCACCACGGCCAGCAGTTCCAGTACTCCTCCCCAGCCCACTCGCTCAACCTCGCGCCCGGGCCCGGCGGCAACATCCACAACCCACCCCGGcactccctctccctcctg GATGAGATATCCAGCACCAACCCAGCAAGCCTGCAGCTGCTGGAGCAGCACGGTGGCGGCATGGTCGCGGCCGCCAGGAACGCCGCGGCaccggctgcggctgcggcgccgcccgcggcgGGGAAAGGCGGGAAGGAGCCGTCGCCGCGGACCAACCCCATCGTCAACAGAC CGCCGGAGAAGAGGCAGCGCGTGCCGTCGGCATACAACCGCTTCATCAA GGACGAAATCCAACGCATCAAGGCTGGCAATCCCGACATCTCGCACAGGGAGGCCTTCAGCGCTGCTGCCAAGAAC TGGGCCCACTTTCCACATATCCACTTCGGCCTCATGCCGGATCACCAGGGGCTCAGGAAGACCAGCCTCCTACCTCTACCTCAG